In Porites lutea chromosome 1, jaPorLute2.1, whole genome shotgun sequence, a single genomic region encodes these proteins:
- the LOC140927879 gene encoding beta-1,3-galactosyltransferase 6-like, giving the protein MNPTDEDKEKFDHLKIKGMENNTRYNENITSLVINNLNHNRTKKRLKLIVAILSAPIRFDRREGIRRTWMTECTSGEVVCRFFTDSLSDMEPKVQTALTNENARYGDIEFMPIPKGYNFGLRLLWLMEWSVERYEFDFFLRMDDDYFVCLKRLLFEIPFRPQKRLYWGYVHCEVEGLVRIDEGFIILSGDLVREFMSKKASLLCHPFGDQTIAIWMNDVKNVIHFHDPRIYHDVTAHIPEFKSLQEVCGTYISLHGSYLHEMLVYWKIATRNNYSTYWVPSIQPISNLCPLSTQFDWRAMGGPPYGWEPKPCVLKPLWNIGNMHRGRNMM; this is encoded by the exons ATGAACCCTACTGATGAAGACAAGGAAAAATTTGATCATCTGAAAATCAAAGGAATGGAAAATAATACTCGTTATAACGAAAATATTACTTCTCTTGTGATCAACAATCTCAATCACAATCGAACAAAAAAGCGCCTGAAACTTATCGTCGCAATTTTAAGCGCTCCAATTCGATTTGATCGTCGCGAAGGGATACGCCGAACTTGGATGACCGAGTGCACTTCGGGGGAAGTCGTTTGTCGTTTCTTTACCGACAGTTTGTCGGACATGGAGCCGAAGGTTCAAACTGCGCTCACCAATGAAAACGCAAGATACGGTGATATAGAATTTATGCCGATTCCCAAGGGATACAACTTTGGTCTTCGGTTACTATGGTTAATGGAATGGTCTGTGGAGAGATATGAGTTTGACTTTTTTCTACGAATGGACGACGACTATTTTGTCTGCTTGAAGAGACTGTTATTTGAAATTCCATTTCGCCCTCAAAAAAG ACTCTACTGGGGTTACGTTCACTGCGAGGTTGAGGGACTGGTGCGAATTGACGAGGGCTTCATCATCTTATCAGGGGATCTGGTACGAGAGTTTATGAGTAAAAAGGCCAGCTTACTGTGCCATCCATTTGGTGATCAGACTATCGCAATTTGGATGAACgatgttaaaaatgttattcattTCCACGATCCGAGGATATATCACGACGTCACCGCTCATATACCTGAGTTCAAGTCTCTACAAGAGGTCTGTGGTACATATATCAGTCTTCACGGATCATATTTGCACGAGATGCTTGTGTACTGGAAAATAGCCACGCGGAACAATTATTCAACGTACTGGGTTCCCTCgattcaaccaatcagcaaCTTGTGTCCACTGAGCACGCAATTTGATTGGAGGGCCATGGGAGGACCCCCATACGGATGGGAACCCAAACCGTGTGTGCTGAAACCGTTATGGAACATAGGGAATATGCACAGAGGAAGGAACATGATGTAA